A region from the Haloarchaeobius salinus genome encodes:
- a CDS encoding ABC transporter substrate-binding protein: protein MVQQTTDRRSLLKYGGLVGSVMVAGCSGGGDDNGDDNGNDDGNGNGNGDDNGNNDGNGGGQETFYYTSEATLETLDPRDITQTTGHAWKFLSYNSLLKVAWDSEEEQEYITGDLAEDWEWLEQDGETIVQFQIRDGIEFQNGDAVDAQLLADEVNYWLDPETESAQGQQTFVAGGLERASVDNDSTLNFHLEDIWAPLEQYVAYYMPLANPNVREEVGPDSFGTEGHPGGSGPYEIVEWSEGDQLVLERYDNYHEEGLPNFERVEVDILPEASTRSARLETGELHLDPFINAATLVNLEDTDGVVTDTRASPMFLFSALDHSVEPLGDNRVRRALRKAVDAEALIQTAYEGFGSPTSTVGRPGSWYYYEDIDQMNRYDPEGAQQLLEEAGYGDGFELTMHAATLQTYETMAQVVQSMWGEIGVDLSLQSTEYSAMYGDIAEGNFTSNIGEYRNDDDPDNMAWQSIHENGRWANFSRGWEEQDPESYNAYIESMVEGRSVADPQERRENYREAYQIFAEEMPMLVYGVVDSMMAYRAELGDVWHHPRAQNPGEALRELSWQG, encoded by the coding sequence ATGGTCCAACAGACAACGGATCGTCGATCGTTGCTCAAGTACGGTGGACTGGTCGGCTCAGTGATGGTTGCCGGCTGTTCTGGTGGTGGCGACGACAATGGTGACGATAATGGCAACGACGATGGGAATGGTAACGGCAATGGTGACGACAATGGAAATAACGACGGCAACGGAGGGGGTCAAGAGACCTTCTACTACACCTCCGAGGCGACGCTCGAGACACTCGATCCTCGGGACATCACCCAGACGACGGGACACGCTTGGAAGTTCCTCTCGTATAATTCACTCCTGAAGGTCGCGTGGGATTCTGAAGAGGAGCAGGAGTACATCACGGGCGACCTTGCGGAGGACTGGGAGTGGCTTGAGCAGGATGGTGAGACAATTGTCCAGTTCCAAATTCGCGACGGAATCGAGTTCCAGAACGGCGACGCGGTTGACGCACAGCTCCTTGCAGACGAGGTGAACTACTGGCTGGATCCCGAAACAGAGTCTGCTCAGGGCCAACAGACGTTCGTCGCGGGCGGTTTGGAGCGAGCGTCAGTCGACAATGATTCGACGCTCAACTTCCACCTCGAGGACATATGGGCTCCTCTCGAGCAGTACGTCGCATATTACATGCCGCTTGCGAACCCTAACGTACGGGAGGAAGTCGGCCCCGACAGTTTTGGAACGGAGGGGCACCCGGGCGGCAGCGGACCCTACGAGATCGTCGAGTGGAGCGAAGGTGATCAACTGGTCCTCGAACGGTACGACAACTACCACGAGGAGGGTCTTCCCAACTTTGAGCGCGTCGAGGTCGATATCCTCCCCGAAGCGAGTACGCGGTCGGCCCGCCTCGAGACCGGTGAGCTTCACCTCGACCCGTTCATCAATGCAGCGACACTGGTCAACCTTGAGGATACCGATGGCGTCGTGACTGATACCCGCGCGTCGCCGATGTTCCTGTTCTCGGCGTTGGACCACAGCGTTGAGCCGTTGGGCGACAACCGTGTGCGGCGCGCCCTTCGGAAGGCCGTCGACGCAGAGGCGCTGATTCAGACGGCATACGAAGGATTCGGGTCGCCAACGTCGACTGTCGGACGACCGGGTTCGTGGTACTACTATGAGGATATCGACCAGATGAACCGCTACGACCCGGAAGGTGCCCAGCAGCTCCTTGAGGAGGCTGGGTACGGCGATGGGTTCGAACTCACGATGCACGCCGCGACACTCCAAACCTACGAGACCATGGCTCAGGTCGTCCAATCAATGTGGGGTGAGATCGGTGTAGACCTCTCGCTGCAAAGCACCGAGTACTCCGCCATGTATGGTGACATCGCGGAGGGTAACTTCACTTCAAACATTGGCGAGTATCGTAACGACGACGACCCAGACAACATGGCTTGGCAGTCGATCCATGAGAACGGTCGGTGGGCAAACTTCAGCCGTGGATGGGAGGAACAGGATCCGGAATCGTATAACGCCTACATCGAGAGTATGGTTGAGGGCCGGTCTGTCGCCGACCCCCAGGAGCGTCGCGAAAATTACCGCGAAGCGTACCAAATCTTCGCCGAGGAGATGCCAATGCTCGTGTACGGTGTCGTCGACAGTATGATGGCCTACCGCGCGGAGCTGGGTGATGTTTGGCACCATCCGCGCGCCCAGAACCCCGGCGAAGCGCTCAGAGAGCTCAGCTGGCAGGGATAA
- a CDS encoding ornithine cyclodeaminase family protein: MVATEATPLFLAGDDIAEYLEPERCIEATIDAFEDRGRGGDAAPRLSLRRDDPVGKLDSYFALLPREGVMGGYVYAAGFTSGGPWFLTPLFDAESGKPLALIDGAAMNPPKTAAAGAVGIDALAREDANTLAIFGSGGQAAAQLRAAAHVRDLDAVRVYSPTPENRATFASEFDEALDAAVEAVESPAAALDAADIVITATRSPDPVFDGALLEPGTHVTAMGQYSPYSRELDSETIARSRYVPDLRARAFQDAGSFLAAKDAGVVTDAHVHAEIGEVIAGKVPGRTDSEQITVFDSGGTGIETVAVANMLYQRAEEAGAGQRLSFEPLSY; this comes from the coding sequence ATGGTTGCAACTGAAGCGACGCCACTGTTTCTCGCAGGGGATGACATCGCAGAGTACCTTGAGCCGGAACGTTGCATTGAGGCCACGATCGACGCGTTCGAAGACAGGGGCCGGGGCGGTGATGCAGCACCACGACTCTCGCTTCGTCGAGACGACCCCGTCGGGAAGCTGGACAGCTATTTCGCGCTCCTTCCGCGAGAGGGCGTTATGGGTGGGTACGTGTATGCCGCCGGGTTCACCTCAGGGGGCCCCTGGTTTCTTACTCCGCTGTTTGACGCCGAGAGCGGGAAACCTCTCGCGTTGATCGACGGAGCGGCGATGAATCCACCGAAGACCGCCGCTGCTGGTGCGGTTGGCATTGATGCGCTCGCTCGCGAGGATGCGAACACGCTCGCGATATTTGGCTCCGGGGGGCAGGCTGCCGCACAGCTCAGGGCCGCCGCGCATGTCCGGGACCTCGACGCGGTGAGAGTGTACTCGCCGACGCCCGAGAACCGCGCTACGTTCGCCTCGGAGTTCGACGAGGCGTTGGACGCGGCTGTCGAGGCTGTCGAATCACCCGCAGCGGCGTTGGACGCGGCCGACATCGTCATTACGGCAACGCGTTCGCCCGACCCAGTGTTCGATGGGGCGCTCCTCGAACCTGGGACCCACGTCACGGCGATGGGTCAGTACTCCCCGTACAGTCGCGAACTCGACTCCGAGACTATCGCCCGCTCCCGGTATGTGCCCGACCTGCGTGCACGGGCATTCCAAGACGCCGGCTCTTTCCTCGCCGCAAAGGATGCTGGTGTCGTCACTGACGCGCACGTCCACGCTGAGATCGGTGAGGTCATCGCCGGGAAGGTGCCTGGCAGGACGGATTCCGAACAAATCACCGTCTTTGACAGCGGTGGCACCGGCATTGAGACCGTCGCTGTCGCGAACATGTTGTACCAGCGCGCAGAGGAGGCTGGAGCCGGCCAACGGCTCTCTTTCGAACCGCTCAGCTACTGA